A stretch of Myceligenerans xiligouense DNA encodes these proteins:
- a CDS encoding LLM class flavin-dependent oxidoreductase, whose translation MTARPQIGVVLPRDLPSSLVLPYAREAERLGFDELWVVEDLGFRGGLVQAAAVLGATERLRVGIGILPAAVRNPAFAAMEIATLEQLHPGRTDVGIGHGMPGWMRQAGCWPDRPLAFLSEYVTTLRALLGGTEVAGLRLDPSAVPDVVPPLLLGVRGPRSLAASGQVADGTVLAEPVTPEYATAARGAIAPRGEHRLVAYNIGAVDDDGHAALRTARPGLAWVGEPDWAPHVTPLDFADEFTALRERCGSREEFTERMPDDWVGRLALAGTPAEVRAKIDELGRAGVTSSVFIPAGPDPLAALAALARVL comes from the coding sequence ATGACAGCTCGGCCGCAGATCGGTGTCGTCCTCCCGCGTGACCTGCCCTCCTCCCTGGTTCTCCCGTACGCGCGGGAAGCGGAGCGACTGGGCTTCGACGAGCTGTGGGTCGTGGAGGATCTGGGCTTCCGCGGCGGGCTCGTGCAGGCGGCCGCCGTGCTGGGCGCGACCGAGCGCCTCCGCGTCGGCATCGGGATCCTTCCCGCCGCGGTACGCAACCCCGCCTTCGCCGCGATGGAGATCGCCACGCTGGAACAGCTCCACCCCGGCCGGACGGATGTCGGGATCGGTCATGGCATGCCCGGCTGGATGCGTCAGGCGGGGTGCTGGCCCGATCGGCCGCTCGCGTTCCTCTCCGAGTACGTGACCACGCTCCGGGCGCTCCTGGGCGGCACGGAGGTCGCGGGACTGCGGCTCGATCCGTCGGCCGTGCCCGACGTCGTCCCGCCTCTGCTGCTCGGCGTCCGCGGCCCGCGGTCGCTGGCCGCCTCCGGTCAGGTCGCCGACGGCACCGTGCTGGCGGAGCCGGTCACGCCCGAGTACGCGACGGCCGCGCGCGGCGCGATCGCCCCGCGCGGCGAGCACCGCCTGGTCGCCTACAACATCGGCGCCGTGGACGACGACGGGCACGCCGCGCTCCGGACCGCCCGCCCCGGACTGGCGTGGGTCGGCGAGCCGGACTGGGCGCCGCACGTGACGCCGCTCGACTTCGCCGACGAGTTCACGGCGCTGCGGGAGCGGTGCGGGTCCCGCGAGGAGTTCACGGAGCGCATGCCGGACGACTGGGTCGGGCGACTGGCCCTGGCGGGCACGCCCGCCGAGGTCCGGGCGAAGATCGACGAACTCGGGCGCGCGGGCGTGACCTCGAGCGTCTTCATCCCCGCGGGGCCCGATCCGCTCGCGGCCCTCGCCGCCCTGGCACGGGTGCTGTGA
- a CDS encoding CGNR zinc finger domain-containing protein gives MHLNPYGEYAVLLAASLANDWPATRAGIERRTRDFGMTMVFPVTPGDHERTRGVVDDWLAVVDATEPPDRARLLNTQMACATAYPRLIDHDGEGWHLHYRDEEQSLPDVLRAVISVGTALHLTTRGMHRLGRCAAGQAPHDPCRAVVVDVTRNGRQRYCSVRCANRAAVRRHRARARADG, from the coding sequence ATGCATCTCAACCCTTACGGCGAGTACGCGGTGCTGCTCGCCGCGTCGCTGGCGAACGACTGGCCCGCCACGCGGGCCGGGATCGAGCGGCGGACGCGCGACTTCGGCATGACGATGGTCTTCCCGGTGACGCCCGGGGACCACGAGCGCACCCGGGGCGTGGTCGACGACTGGCTCGCCGTCGTCGACGCCACGGAGCCGCCGGACCGTGCCCGCCTGCTGAACACGCAGATGGCGTGCGCCACCGCCTACCCCCGGCTCATCGACCACGACGGCGAGGGATGGCACCTGCACTACCGCGACGAGGAGCAGTCCCTGCCCGACGTGCTGCGCGCCGTCATCAGCGTGGGCACCGCGCTGCACCTGACCACCCGGGGCATGCACCGGCTCGGGCGCTGCGCGGCGGGGCAGGCGCCCCACGACCCGTGCCGGGCCGTCGTCGTCGACGTCACCCGCAACGGACGGCAGCGGTACTGCTCCGTCCGCTGCGCGAACCGCGCGGCGGTGCGCCGGCACCGGGCCCGTGCCCGGGCCGACGGCTGA
- a CDS encoding universal stress protein, translating to MSPVVLVIFIASWLIIGLVTGLWMIRRGHDPFWVMIAVIAGPLFVAPALERVERRPRLAAQGPEAIPEAGSTGSIRPRVLVGLDGSPASERALTTALELFGSGLVVLAEVVNYDATDDASHRALDAAGERLAVAAARARDAGVSVRFEVLAGPPGEALWRFAEEQEMDVIVLGRRGRGLTARLLGGVTSDVVAHATIPVLVVEPGQAPDAPGSRSR from the coding sequence ATGAGTCCCGTCGTTCTCGTCATCTTCATCGCATCCTGGCTGATCATCGGACTGGTGACCGGGCTGTGGATGATCCGTCGCGGGCACGACCCCTTCTGGGTGATGATCGCGGTGATCGCCGGGCCGCTGTTCGTGGCACCCGCGCTGGAACGGGTGGAGCGGCGTCCCCGGCTGGCGGCACAGGGGCCCGAGGCCATTCCGGAGGCGGGGTCCACGGGGTCGATCAGGCCGCGGGTCCTGGTGGGCCTGGACGGGTCCCCGGCGTCGGAGCGCGCCCTGACCACGGCGCTCGAGCTCTTCGGTTCCGGCCTGGTCGTCCTGGCCGAGGTGGTGAACTACGACGCGACGGATGACGCGTCCCACAGGGCGCTGGACGCCGCCGGGGAGCGGCTGGCCGTCGCGGCGGCCCGTGCCCGCGACGCCGGCGTCTCCGTGCGGTTCGAGGTGCTGGCCGGACCGCCCGGTGAGGCCCTGTGGCGGTTCGCCGAGGAGCAGGAGATGGACGTGATCGTCCTCGGCCGACGGGGGCGGGGCCTGACCGCTCGGCTCCTCGGCGGCGTCACGTCCGACGTCGTCGCGCACGCGACGATTCCGGTGCTGGTGGTGGAACCCGGCCAGGCCCCCGATGCCCCCGGCTCACGGTCGCGCTGA
- a CDS encoding Hsp20/alpha crystallin family protein, which translates to MATYWDPFQEMDRLFSSFAGNARQSGGMPMDLFRTGDHYVLSMDLPGVDPGTIDVSVEDRTLTVRAERSQRSGDDAQWLVRERPTGTFARQLTVGRGLALDSISASYADGVLSLTIPVSEDAKPRKIDVAHTAGPTTIGEGSAEGRQTIES; encoded by the coding sequence ATGGCTACCTACTGGGACCCGTTCCAGGAGATGGACCGGCTGTTCAGCTCGTTCGCCGGCAACGCGCGGCAGTCCGGCGGCATGCCGATGGACCTGTTCCGCACGGGCGACCACTACGTGCTGTCGATGGACCTGCCCGGCGTCGACCCGGGCACCATCGACGTGTCGGTCGAGGACCGCACGCTCACGGTCCGCGCCGAACGCTCGCAGCGCTCGGGCGACGACGCGCAGTGGCTGGTCCGGGAGCGACCCACGGGCACGTTCGCCCGCCAGCTCACGGTGGGCCGCGGGCTCGCGCTCGACAGCATCTCGGCCTCGTACGCCGACGGCGTGCTCTCCCTGACCATTCCGGTCAGTGAGGACGCCAAGCCGCGCAAGATCGACGTGGCGCACACCGCCGGCCCCACCACGATCGGAGAGGGCTCGGCCGAGGGCCGGCAGACCATCGAGTCCTAG
- a CDS encoding ANTAR domain-containing protein, whose product MSSVDQFHGALVGEAMVERAKSVIVVAWRVGDDQAARLLLDAAGDAGIPVHLAADQIMTALGQSDGAMEDAMAYALAAIRPADGPWGHAA is encoded by the coding sequence GTGTCATCCGTCGATCAATTCCACGGTGCCCTTGTCGGCGAGGCGATGGTCGAGCGCGCCAAGAGCGTGATCGTCGTCGCGTGGCGCGTGGGGGACGACCAGGCCGCCCGACTGCTGCTCGACGCCGCAGGCGACGCCGGCATCCCGGTGCACCTGGCGGCCGACCAGATCATGACCGCGCTGGGGCAGAGCGACGGAGCCATGGAGGACGCCATGGCCTACGCGCTGGCGGCCATCCGCCCGGCGGACGGGCCGTGGGGTCACGCGGCGTGA
- a CDS encoding glycosyltransferase, translating into MTLGTRGDVQPFVALAQGLRGAGHEPLLVAPHRFAGFAESHGVPFAGVDDGPMRLLDGDEAGELLEGGIRSRLELMPRMAAMFTRVLEDSWEVARTSGADLVVHNGQIVAGQHVAEALRVPAVLGLPIPMYVPTREFAWPGAEITARLPGILNRATFLGMRSTTAMFGRVVDRWRRDALGLPRRHGRHDPTRAHDGGRAPVLHAISPAVLPRPADWPAEARLTGYWNLAEHPAPLPGDLEAFLNAGEAPVFVGFGSMSGADPAATTAAVLEAARRTGRRLVVGAGWGGLETSGLPDGVQPVTDVDYRALFPRVAAVVHHGGAGTTGTAFAAGCPQVVCPFVADQPFWGRRVESLGAGPAPLPQKRLTATTLAAAIERAVDPDARAGAERVARAMREEDGVETAVRGLERAAGRAA; encoded by the coding sequence ATGACGCTCGGAACCCGGGGTGACGTGCAGCCCTTCGTCGCGCTCGCCCAAGGGCTGCGCGGCGCCGGCCACGAGCCGCTGCTCGTGGCGCCGCACCGGTTCGCCGGATTCGCCGAGTCCCACGGTGTTCCCTTCGCCGGGGTCGACGACGGCCCGATGCGACTGCTCGACGGCGACGAGGCGGGAGAACTGCTGGAGGGCGGGATCCGGTCCCGGCTGGAGCTCATGCCGAGGATGGCGGCCATGTTCACCCGCGTCCTGGAGGACTCCTGGGAGGTCGCACGGACCTCCGGCGCGGACCTGGTGGTGCACAACGGGCAGATCGTGGCCGGCCAGCACGTGGCCGAGGCGCTGCGGGTCCCCGCGGTGCTCGGCCTGCCCATCCCGATGTACGTGCCCACCCGCGAGTTCGCCTGGCCCGGCGCGGAGATCACCGCACGCCTGCCCGGGATCCTCAACCGAGCCACGTTCCTCGGCATGCGCAGCACGACGGCGATGTTCGGGCGCGTCGTCGACCGCTGGCGCCGGGACGCCCTGGGCCTGCCGCGCCGGCACGGGCGTCACGACCCGACCCGGGCGCACGACGGCGGGCGTGCCCCGGTGCTGCACGCCATCAGCCCGGCGGTCCTGCCCCGGCCCGCCGACTGGCCCGCCGAGGCACGGCTCACGGGCTACTGGAATCTCGCCGAGCACCCCGCACCCCTGCCGGGTGACCTGGAGGCCTTCCTGAACGCGGGTGAGGCGCCGGTCTTCGTCGGCTTCGGCTCCATGTCGGGTGCCGACCCGGCGGCGACCACCGCCGCGGTGCTCGAGGCCGCCCGGCGGACCGGCCGCCGCCTGGTCGTCGGCGCGGGATGGGGCGGCCTGGAGACGTCCGGCCTGCCCGACGGGGTCCAGCCCGTCACCGACGTCGACTACCGCGCGCTCTTCCCGCGCGTCGCCGCCGTGGTGCACCACGGGGGAGCGGGCACGACCGGCACCGCCTTCGCGGCCGGGTGCCCGCAGGTCGTCTGCCCGTTCGTCGCCGACCAGCCCTTCTGGGGGCGGCGTGTCGAGAGCCTCGGTGCCGGTCCCGCCCCGCTGCCCCAGAAACGGCTCACGGCCACGACGCTCGCCGCCGCGATCGAGCGGGCCGTGGATCCGGACGCGCGGGCCGGCGCCGAACGGGTCGCGAGGGCGATGCGGGAGGAGGACGGTGTCGAGACCGCGGTGCGCGGCCTGGAGCGGGCCGCCGGGCGGGCGGCCTGA
- a CDS encoding TetR/AcrR family transcriptional regulator, with the protein MAFTEAERERITAALKASGRRLFATAGLRKTSLAALVADAGIVKSTFYAFFESKEALYLHLLLEQAEETRRRTIDEGLHAGTDARDALRRFLRAAVGILSTDPLYRRLVTHPDELAMVVAKVGPETARPPGENPAPVDFVDDLTTYIAERQRAGAVTGTDPAVVVGALRTVLLVPLHADEFGEAYPAVLDLTIDALTAGLAPGTARA; encoded by the coding sequence GTGGCATTCACCGAGGCCGAGCGCGAGCGGATCACCGCCGCACTCAAGGCGTCGGGACGGCGCCTGTTCGCCACCGCGGGCCTGCGGAAGACGTCCCTCGCGGCGCTGGTGGCCGACGCGGGCATCGTGAAGTCCACCTTCTACGCGTTCTTCGAGTCCAAGGAGGCGCTCTACCTGCACCTCCTGCTGGAGCAGGCGGAGGAGACGCGCCGCCGCACGATCGACGAAGGGCTGCACGCCGGCACCGACGCCCGGGACGCGCTGCGCCGGTTCCTGCGCGCGGCGGTCGGCATCCTGTCCACCGACCCCCTGTATCGCAGGCTGGTGACCCACCCCGACGAGCTCGCCATGGTGGTCGCCAAGGTCGGCCCCGAGACCGCCCGGCCGCCCGGGGAGAACCCCGCGCCCGTCGACTTCGTCGACGACCTCACCACCTACATCGCCGAGCGGCAGCGCGCGGGCGCCGTCACCGGCACCGACCCGGCCGTGGTGGTGGGCGCCCTGCGCACGGTGCTGCTGGTGCCCCTGCACGCCGACGAGTTCGGCGAGGCCTACCCCGCCGTCCTCGACCTCACCATCGACGCGCTGACCGCAGGACTCGCGCCCGGAACCGCCCGGGCCTGA